A genomic region of Candidatus Bathyarchaeota archaeon contains the following coding sequences:
- a CDS encoding HAD-IB family phosphatase — MTQMASRKLVIFDVEGVLLPKNRYLVFELGRNLSFLQFIKLLFIGFLYEIGLLSLKSALKTMFKLFRDSTVEELLNTFKKIPLLPHTEAVFVELRKRGLRTALISSGLPQMVVENLASRLKADYAFGLELEIKSDILTGNIEGDVIKKNGKAFVMNKILDQENITRRDCVVVADDRNNSPIFYPETLKIGYNPDFLITLKSDYVIKGNLLEIVPILEGTQKRPRFVLMRNEVIREVIHASGFFVALAAMRFGVYIVAFLLFLTTLTYMAAELARVERKNIPLISSITLNAAAPSERYEFALAPIFLALGIMLSLILFPTPINYASIAIVSLGDSTASIFGKIFGKTSIPFNKGKSLEGSVAGFAFAFFGAAFFLHPLQAFIGAIVGTVVEPLPLPINDNLSTPLATGAILTLLSVMF, encoded by the coding sequence ATGACTCAAATGGCTTCAAGAAAACTCGTAATCTTCGACGTTGAAGGAGTATTGCTACCTAAAAATCGCTATTTAGTCTTCGAACTAGGGCGAAACCTGAGTTTCTTGCAGTTCATTAAGCTCCTTTTCATTGGTTTCCTCTACGAGATAGGCTTACTCTCTCTAAAATCAGCGCTAAAAACTATGTTTAAACTATTTCGAGATTCCACAGTAGAAGAACTGCTAAATACATTCAAAAAAATACCTTTACTCCCGCACACAGAAGCAGTTTTTGTAGAACTAAGGAAAAGAGGGTTAAGAACTGCCCTCATAAGCTCAGGGCTTCCCCAAATGGTTGTCGAAAATCTTGCTTCTCGTCTGAAAGCTGACTACGCTTTTGGACTCGAATTAGAAATTAAGAGCGATATCTTGACAGGAAACATCGAAGGCGACGTCATAAAGAAAAACGGAAAAGCCTTCGTAATGAATAAAATCTTGGACCAAGAAAACATTACACGAAGAGATTGTGTGGTTGTGGCTGATGACCGCAACAACTCTCCAATTTTCTATCCAGAGACCTTGAAGATAGGCTACAACCCAGATTTTCTAATAACCCTAAAGTCCGATTATGTAATAAAAGGCAACTTACTAGAAATTGTGCCGATTCTTGAAGGAACTCAAAAAAGACCTCGTTTTGTTCTAATGCGTAATGAAGTGATTCGGGAGGTTATACATGCCAGTGGATTCTTTGTGGCTCTGGCTGCTATGCGCTTTGGAGTTTATATTGTTGCTTTTCTTCTATTTCTGACGACTCTGACATACATGGCAGCTGAGCTTGCCAGAGTTGAAAGAAAAAACATTCCCCTAATTTCGTCAATTACTCTAAACGCAGCAGCACCCTCAGAACGTTACGAATTTGCTTTGGCTCCAATATTTCTGGCTTTAGGCATCATGTTATCTCTTATACTTTTTCCAACTCCAATAAACTATGCATCGATAGCTATAGTCTCACTTGGAGATAGCACCGCTTCGATTTTTGGCAAAATATTCGGAAAAACTTCAATCCCTTTCAACAAAGGTAAAAGCTTGGAGGGCTCCGTTGCAGGGTTCGCTTTTGCTTTCTTCGGCGCCGCATTTTTTCTTCACCCACTGCAAGCTTTCATTGGCGCAATTGTAGGCACAGTTGTGGAACCCTTGCCGTTGCCAATTAACGACAATCTTTCAACGCCGTTGGCAACTGGTGCCATACTGACTCTTCTCTCTGTAATGTTTTAG